In the genome of Candidatus Bathyarchaeota archaeon, one region contains:
- a CDS encoding serine/threonine protein kinase has translation MRKTKKITLELLNEEEYRRVICYPTCKAEELMRRLKELKELRIEAIQFVGQKYVQNIPVLGKGCVGIVVIAYRENKKVALKIRRTDADRLTMQREAQMLRKANKTDVGPRLLGTTKNFLLMEYVEGTLLPEWIKTLDGKNTRERLCYILRLVLEQAWRLDKAGLDHGELSHAPKHIIIKQNDSPCLVDFETASISRRVSNVTSLCQYLFIGSLTAKLIQKEIVNISEDELVNALRTYKKNRNRRNFDEVLRKCKVLKGTSCHIEQCTRNIVKNNE, from the coding sequence TTGAGGAAGACCAAAAAGATCACATTGGAATTACTGAACGAAGAAGAGTACAGACGTGTCATTTGCTATCCAACATGTAAAGCAGAAGAATTAATGCGTCGCCTTAAAGAATTAAAGGAATTAAGAATTGAAGCAATCCAATTTGTAGGACAGAAATACGTCCAGAATATACCTGTCTTGGGAAAAGGCTGCGTAGGCATAGTAGTCATAGCTTATAGAGAAAACAAAAAAGTCGCCCTAAAGATTCGCAGAACAGATGCAGACAGATTAACGATGCAACGTGAGGCGCAAATGCTCAGAAAAGCAAACAAGACAGATGTTGGCCCTCGCCTACTCGGAACCACCAAAAACTTTCTGTTAATGGAATATGTTGAAGGTACATTGCTTCCAGAGTGGATAAAAACGCTTGATGGAAAAAACACAAGAGAAAGGCTCTGCTACATTTTGCGTTTAGTTTTAGAACAGGCTTGGAGATTGGACAAGGCAGGTTTAGATCATGGCGAGCTAAGCCATGCACCAAAGCACATAATTATCAAACAGAATGACTCACCCTGCCTTGTGGATTTCGAGACTGCGAGCATTTCTAGACGTGTCTCGAATGTCACTTCTCTTTGCCAATACCTTTTCATAGGAAGTCTAACTGCAAAGTTGATTCAAAAAGAAATTGTGAATATCAGCGAAGATGAGTTAGTGAATGCTTTGAGAACGTATAAGAAAAATAGAAACAGAAGAAATTTCGATGAAGTTCTCAGGAAATGTAAAGTTTTGAAAGGTACTTCATGCCATATAGAACAGTGTACAAGAAATATAGTAAAGAATAATGAATAA